From Acidobacteriota bacterium, one genomic window encodes:
- a CDS encoding energy transducer TonB, with product MLILLTVTVAAQRIAVITPQNNGLSQEFAESLSSALGKSFRQIDPTLAGTAFLSAGSETPFNLTTEESRNIGAAIGCDFFVLVRAEDLNRYSFEKKAYFESFAAVYLVSSRTGRLVDFQLSSFNGFNAVDARRLLLESAPKVAAGLAARIVSVIPAELGEATTKRPGEIPADGSPAANRFRSPLPYKRLSPKYTATANLYGIAATVDIEVDIDEKGQILRTEIVRWAGFGLDESVENAVKSMNWRPAERAGKPEPVRFLLRYNFKKVEKED from the coding sequence TTGCTGATTCTGTTAACCGTCACCGTTGCGGCCCAAAGGATCGCGGTTATCACGCCGCAAAACAACGGCCTCAGCCAAGAGTTCGCCGAATCGCTCTCGAGTGCGCTCGGAAAGAGCTTCAGGCAGATCGACCCGACGCTGGCTGGCACGGCGTTCCTTTCAGCCGGGAGCGAAACGCCCTTTAACCTGACCACCGAAGAATCGCGGAATATCGGGGCGGCGATCGGTTGCGACTTCTTTGTCCTCGTCCGCGCCGAGGACCTTAACCGTTACTCGTTCGAGAAAAAAGCCTACTTCGAATCTTTCGCCGCCGTCTATCTTGTAAGCTCGCGTACGGGACGGCTGGTCGATTTTCAGCTTTCGTCGTTCAACGGTTTCAACGCCGTTGACGCGCGGCGTTTGCTTCTCGAATCCGCCCCGAAAGTCGCTGCGGGTTTAGCCGCGAGAATTGTGTCGGTCATCCCGGCCGAACTCGGCGAAGCCACAACGAAGCGCCCCGGCGAGATTCCTGCCGACGGTTCGCCGGCGGCAAACCGGTTTCGTTCGCCGCTCCCGTATAAGCGCCTGAGCCCGAAATACACCGCAACCGCGAACCTCTACGGCATCGCCGCGACGGTCGACATCGAGGTTGATATCGACGAAAAGGGCCAGATCCTGCGCACCGAGATCGTCCGTTGGGCCGGATTCGGCCTTGACGAATCCGTCGAGAATGCGGTCAAGAGTATGAATTGGCGACCGGCCGAGCGCGCCGGAAAGCCCGAACCGGTCCGTTTCCTATTGCGTTACAACTTCAAGAAGGTCGAAAAAGAGGATTGA
- a CDS encoding GNAT family N-acetyltransferase: MMKTQPISVQTVHGIEPPPIEHSDDRYTVRFAATEAELDAALKLRFEIFNLELNEGLEASFINGRDEDRFDRTCLHLIVAENSTGRVVGTYRLRTIEMAGGAFGFYSSGEFTLEDLPYEVLADSVELGRACIAREHRNTRVLFLLWKGVADFISAARKRYAFGCCSLSSQDFTDGSKAMRQLARDGHVHPSLRVSPREEFKPRAADFLTDDDGSDIKIPKLFDTYLRIGALVCGEPLIDRGFKTIDFFIIVDTARLSEKYAGMFFGRSNGNAA; encoded by the coding sequence ATGATGAAAACGCAGCCGATATCAGTGCAGACCGTTCACGGGATCGAACCGCCGCCGATCGAGCATTCCGACGACCGTTACACGGTTCGATTCGCCGCGACCGAGGCGGAACTCGACGCCGCGCTCAAACTTCGCTTTGAGATCTTCAATCTCGAGCTGAACGAAGGGCTCGAGGCTTCATTCATCAACGGGCGCGACGAGGACCGATTCGACCGCACTTGCCTGCATCTGATCGTCGCCGAGAATTCGACCGGGCGGGTCGTCGGCACCTATCGACTGCGAACGATCGAGATGGCCGGCGGCGCCTTTGGCTTTTATTCGTCAGGCGAGTTCACGCTCGAAGATCTTCCGTACGAGGTGCTCGCCGATTCCGTCGAACTCGGCCGCGCCTGCATCGCGCGCGAGCACCGGAACACGCGTGTTTTGTTTCTGCTTTGGAAAGGGGTCGCGGATTTCATCTCGGCTGCGCGGAAGCGATACGCGTTCGGATGTTGCTCGCTGTCTTCTCAGGACTTTACCGACGGTTCGAAGGCGATGCGTCAATTGGCGCGCGACGGGCACGTCCATCCGTCATTACGCGTGAGCCCGCGCGAAGAGTTCAAGCCCCGGGCGGCGGACTTTCTCACCGACGACGACGGTTCCGACATCAAGATCCCCAAACTGTTCGACACCTACCTGCGAATCGGCGCGCTAGTTTGCGGCGAGCCGTTGATCGACCGCGGCTTCAAAACGATCGACTTCTTCATCATTGTCGACACGGCCAGGCTCTCCGAGAAATACGCCGGAATGTTCTTCGGAAGATCGAATGGCAACGCGGCGTAA
- a CDS encoding transposase, which translates to MIHEKRKKVVFKHYDQNQPMLLPPSLDDLVPANHPVRVVNEVIERIDIGVLELGYKGGGASSYHPRLLLKVLVYAYLRNIYSSRKIEQALQENVHFMWLAGNARPDHNTLADFRSKRLKDHLEKIFSQVVLLLVEEGGGIVAGSDTGRDEDRGEREPVHVRLGKDGGAEQAADKGTVA; encoded by the coding sequence ATGATACACGAGAAAAGGAAGAAGGTGGTCTTCAAGCATTACGATCAGAACCAACCGATGTTGTTGCCGCCGAGCCTGGATGATCTGGTGCCCGCGAACCATCCGGTGCGCGTTGTGAACGAAGTGATCGAGCGGATCGACATCGGCGTGCTTGAGCTTGGGTACAAAGGCGGCGGAGCGTCGAGCTACCATCCGCGGCTGCTTTTGAAGGTGCTGGTTTACGCGTATCTTCGGAATATCTATTCGTCCCGGAAGATCGAGCAGGCGTTGCAGGAAAACGTGCATTTCATGTGGCTCGCCGGCAACGCGAGGCCGGACCACAACACGCTGGCGGACTTTCGGTCGAAGCGGCTGAAAGATCATCTTGAGAAGATCTTTTCGCAGGTCGTGCTGCTGCTTGTCGAAGAGGGGGGCGGTATCGTTGCGGGAAGTGATACTGGACGGGACGAAGATCGAGGCGAACGCGAACCGGTACACGTTCGTCTGGGCAAAGACGGTGGAGCGGAACAAGCAGCGGATAAGGGAACAGTTGCGTGA
- a CDS encoding transposase — protein MLGMEEWMEVKDLKRQGHSIKQICRMTGYSRNTVRKVLREGSPKRAAETKRGSKLDAYKDYLKKRYEKTGLSAVRLTGEIRGMGFAGSWDIVRRYLRELDVGAKVSAKATVRFETPPGKQAQADWAEIGSYIDEKGRRRKIYAFVMVLGTRGRCTSSTRGGCGCRS, from the coding sequence ATGCTTGGAATGGAGGAATGGATGGAGGTCAAAGACTTGAAAAGGCAGGGGCATTCGATAAAGCAGATCTGCCGGATGACGGGATATTCGCGGAACACGGTCCGCAAGGTTCTGCGCGAGGGTTCGCCGAAGCGCGCCGCCGAAACGAAACGTGGTTCCAAACTGGACGCGTACAAGGACTATTTGAAGAAGCGGTACGAGAAGACGGGTCTGAGCGCGGTTCGGCTGACGGGCGAGATCCGGGGAATGGGATTCGCGGGATCGTGGGACATCGTGAGGCGGTACTTGCGGGAACTGGACGTCGGGGCGAAGGTGTCGGCGAAGGCGACGGTGAGGTTCGAGACGCCGCCCGGCAAGCAGGCGCAGGCCGACTGGGCGGAGATCGGGTCGTACATTGACGAAAAAGGCCGCCGGAGAAAGATCTACGCGTTCGTGATGGTGCTCGGTACTCGCGGGCGATGTACGTCGAGTACACGCGGCGGATGCGGATGCCGGAGCTGA
- a CDS encoding transposase: MYVEYTRRMRMPELIGCLERAFAYFGGWPETILFDNMAQVRLPCGKLNPQMADFLNHYGIAPRTHRPYRPRTKGKVERAVGYLKDNFIKGREFADLADLQAQGAAWLEEANGRKHATTGKRPFDLLPEEGLTPYGSAPRYRPSVWKTRKVGVDGYVSIGA; the protein is encoded by the coding sequence ATGTACGTCGAGTACACGCGGCGGATGCGGATGCCGGAGCTGATCGGATGCCTTGAGAGGGCGTTCGCCTACTTCGGCGGCTGGCCGGAGACGATCCTGTTCGACAACATGGCGCAGGTGCGCCTTCCGTGCGGGAAACTGAACCCGCAGATGGCCGACTTTCTGAATCACTACGGGATCGCGCCGAGGACGCACCGGCCGTACCGGCCGCGAACTAAGGGGAAGGTGGAACGCGCGGTCGGGTATCTGAAGGACAACTTCATCAAGGGGCGGGAGTTTGCCGACCTTGCGGATCTTCAGGCACAGGGCGCGGCGTGGCTGGAAGAGGCGAACGGACGGAAACACGCGACGACCGGAAAGCGGCCCTTCGACCTGCTGCCCGAAGAGGGCCTGACGCCGTACGGGTCGGCGCCGCGATACCGGCCGTCGGTCTGGAAGACGCGGAAGGTGGGCGTCGACGGGTACGTCTCGATCGGGGCGTGA
- a CDS encoding ATP-binding protein: MKVYEDMASSALGELDLKTAAVNLDTIAQRAAAEDWSYTEFLGRLLEGEVRHRQEMRVALSLQFARFPYPKRLGEFDFKAQPGVDRRLIDELATGRFLAEGRNIVFLGPPGVGKTHLAIGLGVMTAELGHRVYFTTAVDIARKLVRAMHENRLSREIKNLTRPKLLIIDEVGYLKLEPPEASLLFQVISERYERKGAVILTSNKAFAAWGEVFAGDAVMASAALDRLLHRSTVINIRGESYRPRKSGPPRRHGVVEELAAIAANSSTTPDNND; this comes from the coding sequence ATGAAGGTCTACGAAGATATGGCATCGTCCGCGCTCGGCGAACTTGATCTCAAGACCGCCGCGGTCAATCTTGACACGATCGCCCAGCGGGCGGCCGCCGAGGACTGGAGTTACACGGAGTTCCTCGGGCGGCTGCTCGAAGGCGAGGTCAGGCACCGGCAGGAGATGCGCGTCGCGCTGAGCCTGCAGTTCGCGCGCTTTCCGTACCCGAAGAGGCTTGGCGAATTCGATTTCAAGGCGCAGCCCGGCGTTGACCGGAGGCTCATTGACGAACTGGCGACGGGGCGCTTTCTGGCCGAAGGGCGGAACATCGTCTTTCTCGGGCCGCCCGGAGTGGGCAAGACGCATCTCGCGATCGGGCTCGGGGTGATGACGGCGGAACTCGGGCACCGCGTCTATTTCACGACCGCCGTCGACATCGCGCGCAAACTCGTGCGGGCGATGCACGAGAACCGGCTCTCGCGCGAGATCAAGAACCTGACGCGCCCGAAACTGCTGATCATCGACGAGGTCGGCTACCTGAAGCTCGAACCTCCCGAGGCGAGCCTGTTGTTTCAGGTCATCTCGGAGAGATACGAACGCAAGGGAGCGGTCATCCTGACGAGCAACAAGGCCTTCGCGGCCTGGGGCGAGGTCTTCGCCGGAGACGCGGTGATGGCGAGCGCGGCTCTCGACCGGCTGCTCCACCGCTCGACGGTGATCAACATCCGGGGCGAAAGCTACCGGCCAAGGAAAAGCGGGCCGCCGCGGCGGCACGGAGTTGTGGAAGAGTTGGCGGCAATTGCCGCCAACTCTTCCACAACTCCGGACAACAATGACTAA
- a CDS encoding transposase, giving the protein MEFSEDRVKTTQNGRKQNVKIYRTEACGGCPMRAECSKGEGGRSIERNEEVLRHRRKARDARKRERRRTEETTVRGRGGDRKHKGKQEIQKVLTEGVGKSTD; this is encoded by the coding sequence ATGGAGTTCTCGGAGGATCGCGTGAAGACGACGCAGAACGGCCGGAAGCAAAACGTCAAAATCTACCGGACCGAGGCCTGCGGCGGATGTCCGATGCGGGCCGAATGTTCGAAGGGCGAGGGGGGACGGTCGATCGAGCGCAACGAAGAAGTTCTGAGGCACCGGCGCAAGGCGCGAGATGCTCGAAAGCGAGAAAGGCGTCGAACGGAGGAAACAACGGTACGAGGTCGAGGCGGTGATCGGAAACATAAAGGAAAACAAGAAATTCAGAAGGTTCTTACTGAGGGGGTTGGCAAAAGTACAGATTGA